Proteins encoded by one window of Porphyrobacter sp. YT40:
- a CDS encoding S8 family serine peptidase, whose product MGRHDRRYIIIEAMGDMPESAPPPPPRPTARSMPPPPAFKRFGVEAAAVPTAGAAQPVKLDIQEHSLSEAQAAEARQSAPPDRPRLVLESMPMKLIRPASEGDPASAAPLAGDSWGIVATGADVSTLTGAGVRVAVLDTGIDLAHPAFAAITNRIEVRDFTSPTGSGHDIDGHGTHCAGTVFGQDVSGRRIGLARGIEKALIAKVLADSGPSDTKWLFDAINWAAQEQAQVISMSLGFDYPGMVRRLIEDYDFAPDAAASEALVAFAQNLRAFDALIDFLEAQAPFGRDALVVAASGNESRHTDSQPAAISAGLPSSAEGVEAIGALAQGGAGYTLAPFSNINVDLCAPGVGILSAKAGTTGLTTMSGTSMACPHVAGVAALWWEQMRSVNPRVSAREVRERLYAAAVVDGLPQPYNQTEFGRGRVMAP is encoded by the coding sequence ATGGGCAGACACGATCGGCGCTACATCATCATCGAGGCGATGGGCGACATGCCCGAAAGCGCTCCGCCGCCACCGCCTCGGCCCACTGCGCGCAGCATGCCACCTCCGCCAGCCTTCAAGCGGTTCGGCGTGGAGGCGGCGGCAGTCCCCACGGCAGGCGCGGCGCAGCCGGTGAAGCTCGACATTCAGGAACATTCGCTCAGCGAAGCGCAGGCTGCCGAAGCGCGCCAGTCGGCCCCGCCCGATCGGCCGCGTCTGGTGCTCGAAAGCATGCCGATGAAGCTGATCCGCCCGGCCAGCGAGGGAGACCCCGCCAGCGCGGCGCCGCTGGCAGGCGACAGCTGGGGAATTGTGGCGACCGGGGCGGATGTCTCTACGCTGACCGGAGCGGGGGTGAGGGTGGCGGTGCTCGACACCGGGATCGATCTCGCACATCCCGCCTTTGCCGCGATCACGAACCGGATCGAGGTTCGGGACTTCACCAGTCCGACCGGCTCGGGCCACGATATCGACGGCCACGGCACGCATTGCGCGGGCACGGTCTTCGGACAGGACGTCAGCGGGCGCCGCATCGGCCTTGCCCGCGGGATCGAGAAAGCGCTGATCGCCAAGGTGCTCGCCGACAGCGGCCCGAGCGATACCAAATGGCTGTTCGATGCGATCAACTGGGCGGCGCAGGAACAGGCGCAGGTGATCTCCATGTCGCTGGGCTTCGACTACCCCGGCATGGTCAGGCGGCTGATCGAGGATTACGACTTTGCGCCCGACGCTGCGGCGTCCGAGGCGCTGGTTGCCTTCGCCCAGAACCTGCGTGCCTTCGATGCGCTGATTGACTTTCTCGAGGCGCAGGCCCCGTTCGGGCGCGACGCGCTGGTGGTGGCGGCATCGGGCAACGAATCCCGCCATACGGACAGCCAGCCCGCAGCGATCTCCGCCGGACTGCCGAGTTCGGCCGAAGGGGTCGAGGCGATTGGCGCGCTGGCGCAGGGCGGGGCGGGATACACCCTCGCGCCCTTTTCGAACATCAATGTCGATCTGTGCGCGCCGGGGGTGGGGATCCTCTCGGCCAAGGCGGGCACCACCGGTCTCACCACCATGAGCGGCACCAGCATGGCCTGCCCCCATGTCGCGGGCGTCGCGGCGCTGTGGTGGGAGCAGATGCGCAGCGTCAATCCGCGGGTCAGCGCCCGCGAGGTGCGCGAGCGGCTCTATGCCGCTGCGGTCGTGGACGGCCTACCCCAGCCTTACAATCAGACCGAATTCGGGCGCGGGCGGGTGATGGCACCATGA
- a CDS encoding alpha/beta hydrolase produces the protein MEDMAAAQGSAFEQRALVTALLRAAQIYRIAAQHVAWDDLAVLLGDAAQARERLAAPITARTGVEVEDPAALAIGLEDPARAAQTGLGPLREIIARAEAQIAEVLEDVSPGSLTPDETAAAHAMVAEFQAALTALVRAAAASGVDPVRPSPKAQEEKNIYRVGFATTRVPALKGDKVTDFTGERGEVVHYGFCDVVIPENRRIGTTGSPWWRRIFTGDDRLHYDRPEVAGAEDLWAWMRERIGGEGADDALVFIHGYNVSFREAALQTAQIGADLGFTGAMSFFSWPSRGRLLGYLMDGTTIEASEGAIAQYLVDVAEKSGARRVHVIAHSMGNRGLLGAMNAIVREAAARTDKRFGQIILAAPDVDAQTFRQLASAYETLAERTTLYVSPADLAVRASRLVNGADRIGFTPPVPVIADIDTISVEKVDLTLLGHGYVGSSDEVLGDMHELLKDGSPPDQRFRLMAATTPEQARYWRFRA, from the coding sequence ATGGAAGACATGGCAGCGGCACAAGGCAGCGCGTTCGAACAGCGTGCGCTCGTCACGGCCCTGCTGCGCGCGGCGCAGATCTATCGCATCGCGGCTCAGCATGTCGCGTGGGACGATCTCGCGGTGTTGCTCGGCGATGCGGCGCAGGCGCGCGAACGGCTGGCTGCACCGATCACCGCGCGCACCGGGGTCGAGGTCGAGGATCCCGCCGCGCTCGCGATCGGGCTCGAGGATCCCGCGCGGGCGGCGCAGACCGGGCTTGGCCCGCTGCGCGAGATTATCGCCCGCGCCGAGGCGCAGATCGCCGAAGTGCTGGAGGATGTCTCTCCCGGCAGCCTCACTCCGGACGAAACTGCCGCAGCGCACGCGATGGTGGCTGAATTTCAGGCGGCGCTGACCGCACTGGTGCGAGCCGCTGCGGCTTCGGGCGTCGATCCGGTCAGGCCATCGCCCAAGGCGCAGGAAGAAAAGAACATCTACCGCGTCGGGTTTGCCACCACACGCGTGCCCGCGCTGAAGGGGGACAAGGTCACCGACTTCACCGGAGAGCGCGGCGAGGTAGTGCATTATGGCTTCTGCGATGTGGTGATCCCCGAAAACCGCCGGATCGGCACCACCGGTTCGCCCTGGTGGCGCCGGATCTTCACGGGCGACGACCGGCTGCATTACGACCGTCCCGAGGTCGCCGGGGCCGAGGATCTGTGGGCATGGATGCGCGAGCGGATCGGCGGCGAGGGTGCGGACGATGCGCTGGTGTTCATCCACGGCTACAACGTCTCGTTCCGCGAAGCCGCGCTCCAGACCGCGCAGATCGGCGCCGACCTCGGCTTCACCGGCGCGATGAGCTTTTTCAGCTGGCCCTCGCGCGGGCGGCTGCTGGGCTATCTGATGGACGGCACGACGATCGAGGCGAGCGAGGGCGCGATCGCGCAATATCTGGTCGATGTCGCGGAAAAATCAGGCGCGCGGCGGGTGCATGTGATCGCCCATTCGATGGGCAATCGCGGGCTGCTGGGGGCCATGAACGCCATTGTGCGAGAGGCCGCCGCGCGGACGGACAAGCGCTTCGGGCAGATCATCCTCGCCGCGCCCGATGTCGATGCGCAGACCTTCCGCCAGCTGGCTTCTGCCTACGAGACACTGGCCGAGCGTACGACACTTTATGTCTCGCCCGCCGATCTTGCGGTGCGGGCCTCCCGGCTGGTCAACGGCGCGGACCGGATCGGGTTCACCCCGCCGGTGCCGGTGATTGCGGACATCGACACGATCAGCGTCGAGAAGGTCGATCTGACGCTGCTCGGCCACGGCTATGTCGGCAGCAGCGACGAGGTGCTGGGCGATATGCACGAATTGCTGAAGGACGGGTCGCCGCCTGACCAACGGTTCCGGCTGATGGCGGCGACAACGCCCGAACAGGCGCGCTATTGGCGCTTCAGGGCATGA
- a CDS encoding caspase family protein, producing MSARGYSLHIGVNHVDPAHYSGWDGQLVACEADARAMAAIAESNGFTPKLLLTAAATREAVLGQLARAASDARPGDFVMLTYAGHGGQIQDWSGDEADRMDETWCLFDSQLIDDEIFTCLGRFAAGVRIVMISDSCHSGTVFRGERAAARNVETAVPRIRAMPSSIARRTYERNAEHYRITEQGLFAREWKSVRQELAFPVAAAAVHLSGCMDHQFSHDGDTNGHFTEKLLEVWAGGTFTGTHSALHREVLKRVRSDQTPQLSRFGGSDPAFDTQRAFAI from the coding sequence ATGAGCGCTAGGGGCTATTCCCTCCACATCGGCGTCAACCACGTCGACCCGGCGCATTACAGCGGCTGGGACGGACAGCTCGTCGCGTGCGAGGCCGATGCCCGCGCGATGGCCGCCATCGCCGAGAGCAACGGCTTTACCCCTAAACTTCTGCTGACGGCTGCGGCCACCCGCGAAGCGGTGCTGGGCCAGCTGGCGCGCGCCGCCAGCGATGCCCGGCCGGGCGACTTCGTGATGCTCACCTATGCGGGCCACGGCGGGCAGATTCAGGACTGGAGCGGCGACGAGGCCGACCGGATGGACGAGACCTGGTGCCTGTTCGACAGCCAGCTGATCGACGACGAGATATTCACCTGCCTTGGCCGGTTCGCCGCCGGGGTGCGGATCGTGATGATCTCGGATTCCTGCCACAGCGGCACGGTGTTCCGCGGCGAAAGGGCCGCGGCGCGAAACGTGGAGACGGCGGTGCCGCGCATCCGCGCCATGCCTTCGAGCATCGCCCGGCGCACCTATGAACGCAATGCGGAGCACTACCGCATAACCGAGCAGGGCCTGTTCGCGCGCGAGTGGAAAAGCGTCCGTCAGGAGCTCGCCTTCCCGGTGGCGGCGGCGGCGGTGCACCTCAGCGGCTGCATGGATCACCAGTTCAGCCACGACGGGGACACCAACGGCCACTTCACCGAGAAACTGCTGGAGGTGTGGGCCGGGGGCACCTTCACGGGCACGCATTCGGCGCTGCACCGCGAAGTGCTGAAACGCGTCCGGTCCGACCAGACCCCGCAGCTCTCCCGCTTCGGCGGCAGCGATCCGGCTTTCGACACCCAGCGCGCCTTCGCGATATGA
- a CDS encoding CHAT domain-containing protein, whose amino-acid sequence MTGGGAVARTIFEIRFGAGDGPGRFRQLVRENGEENDFLKGECEIPHLVSDLNLEAATGAGEPGIVYRRSGEETASPAGIMINTVAQMQAIGARLFEHWLSSRLQVLIGNRKSGERVELRFDLTECPDLADAPFELLGLPEEDTVHFLATSAGTPVSRYFAKGQSSGSPPKPRIEGVARALLLAANPASGPELDILAEIEAVTRLKLEQMPTAPDTKIEVPPAADGLIRWTVMANVSKPGLIAQLGEHWDIIHFVGHGGFDEAEGRHFIEVHHYNPDLPEPVFDEELREALRNSLPSLVVLNACGTGKTTLVRYFTGLARTLVRAQVPYVVAMRTDVPDEVARRFAARFYRELAQTDALTGDLNSPTVAAALGRHAILTASGNDSWMKLSFAIPVIYSSLPNDQLGPLLSLPAPAVPVPLPVLPDNPRGVFARGWAWIARNDKQVMVLTGIASLVVGAIGVMLALGDESSAPLDANGDPPAQMGEPVGSAPDDAQAGSEGEEAMAGSSGEDIAESSGPPDFGGGYSDYGWGGRDPAGGYGEPVGYGSPVGAYPSDDEGRLDSRPPDDREIGFGSPEPSAQLPPAPPPPPVFASGSCLPEIVYFTGSSDMPLTDWARGLDLRYCYTERVLVVGHTDRVLSEAESFALSLRRAERIKAELRAILPDAEIYVLGAGESQPRIATIDGEAASGNNRVEIIELDLDRALPEQVDAAQIAYETARGAYRRQLRALESEVEASAAIQPDETLSEPVRAVFDRLEGERLASEALLRAERAATRETIADFDIGQAAVARQIDTLRAARAEADMAAFAVRDHAAAIAVAEEAIAQGQSSLAIPTLTSRQRSALRRALEAATSARAETYVRNTWTIAEYRDDTARLDEALAALSDALEEVADQRVAYREKLWAEQRAISVALEDHSDLRVEITSPYMHPDDRRLALCDGYLLRDGLYVAFGMADFGWNAGEMRQARDSLAVCAGRRDREVAEIFLPVPDEGPASSARTAADTPNPLDRFTVTTQRRSFDVYTGPPPGEGSRLEVRLRIAGLPQLDYEERGDALVVPTRQIDLLAGWLKAADRRAAERDDCTGRDCPAQVPAFAAIHLEMPLGEGENFPAVAERHAEWLAMVADRVRRAYGGRIKIEARQCAWPWTERAGDGWSPVPNAGGAAIAVVPHGVELMLDQCRAETVPPGE is encoded by the coding sequence ATGACCGGGGGCGGGGCGGTGGCGAGGACAATCTTCGAGATCAGGTTCGGCGCGGGGGACGGTCCGGGTCGCTTCAGGCAGCTTGTCCGGGAGAATGGCGAGGAAAATGACTTCCTCAAGGGCGAATGCGAAATCCCGCATCTCGTCAGCGACCTGAACCTCGAGGCGGCGACAGGCGCGGGGGAGCCGGGGATCGTCTATCGCCGTTCGGGCGAGGAAACCGCATCGCCTGCGGGGATCATGATCAATACGGTCGCCCAGATGCAGGCGATTGGCGCCAGACTGTTCGAACACTGGTTGTCCAGCCGCCTGCAGGTTCTGATCGGCAACCGCAAGAGCGGGGAGCGGGTCGAGCTGCGCTTCGATCTCACCGAATGTCCCGACCTCGCGGATGCGCCGTTCGAGCTGCTCGGCCTGCCCGAAGAAGACACGGTGCATTTCCTCGCCACCAGCGCAGGCACGCCCGTGTCGCGATATTTCGCCAAGGGTCAGAGCAGCGGCTCGCCGCCCAAGCCGCGGATCGAAGGCGTCGCGCGGGCGCTGTTGCTGGCGGCCAATCCCGCATCCGGGCCGGAGCTCGATATCCTCGCCGAGATCGAGGCTGTCACCCGGCTCAAGCTGGAGCAGATGCCCACGGCGCCCGACACCAAGATCGAGGTTCCGCCTGCCGCGGACGGACTGATCCGGTGGACGGTGATGGCCAATGTGTCGAAGCCCGGCCTGATCGCGCAACTTGGCGAACATTGGGACATCATCCATTTCGTCGGCCACGGCGGCTTTGACGAGGCCGAGGGGCGGCACTTCATCGAAGTGCATCACTACAATCCCGACTTGCCCGAGCCCGTCTTCGATGAAGAACTGCGCGAGGCTCTCAGGAATTCGCTGCCCTCGCTGGTGGTGCTCAACGCCTGCGGCACGGGGAAGACGACGCTGGTCCGATATTTCACCGGCCTCGCACGGACGCTGGTGCGCGCGCAGGTGCCCTATGTGGTCGCGATGCGGACCGACGTGCCCGATGAGGTCGCCCGGCGCTTTGCGGCGCGCTTTTACCGCGAACTGGCGCAGACCGACGCGCTGACAGGGGACTTGAACAGCCCGACTGTCGCCGCAGCGCTCGGCCGCCATGCGATCTTGACTGCCTCCGGGAACGACTCTTGGATGAAGCTCAGCTTTGCGATCCCGGTGATCTATTCGAGCCTGCCGAACGATCAGCTCGGCCCGTTGCTCAGCCTGCCCGCGCCCGCCGTGCCGGTGCCGCTGCCCGTTTTGCCGGACAATCCGCGTGGGGTTTTTGCGCGGGGCTGGGCGTGGATCGCCAGAAACGACAAGCAGGTCATGGTGCTGACGGGCATTGCTTCGCTGGTGGTAGGAGCGATCGGCGTCATGCTCGCGCTCGGCGATGAGTCTTCGGCGCCGCTGGACGCCAATGGCGATCCTCCCGCGCAGATGGGGGAGCCGGTCGGCTCCGCGCCCGACGATGCGCAAGCAGGGTCGGAGGGCGAGGAGGCCATGGCCGGATCCTCGGGAGAAGACATCGCCGAAAGCAGCGGCCCACCGGACTTCGGCGGCGGCTATTCCGACTATGGCTGGGGCGGGCGCGATCCTGCGGGCGGATACGGCGAACCGGTCGGATATGGTTCACCGGTCGGGGCCTATCCCTCCGATGACGAAGGCCGACTCGACAGCCGGCCACCCGACGACCGCGAAATCGGTTTCGGATCACCCGAGCCATCTGCGCAGCTCCCGCCCGCGCCACCACCGCCGCCGGTCTTCGCTTCGGGGTCCTGCTTGCCGGAGATCGTCTATTTTACGGGTTCGAGCGACATGCCGCTCACCGATTGGGCGCGCGGGCTGGATCTGCGATACTGCTACACCGAGCGGGTACTGGTCGTCGGCCACACCGATCGCGTGCTAAGCGAGGCGGAAAGCTTCGCGCTCTCGCTGCGCCGCGCCGAACGGATCAAGGCCGAACTGCGCGCCATTCTGCCCGACGCGGAAATCTACGTACTCGGTGCCGGGGAAAGCCAGCCGCGCATTGCGACCATTGACGGCGAGGCAGCGTCCGGAAACAACCGGGTCGAGATCATCGAGCTAGACCTCGACAGGGCTCTTCCCGAACAGGTCGATGCGGCGCAAATCGCTTACGAGACCGCGCGCGGCGCCTATCGCAGACAGCTCAGGGCACTGGAGAGCGAGGTCGAAGCAAGCGCTGCGATCCAGCCCGATGAAACGCTCTCCGAGCCGGTTCGCGCGGTCTTCGACAGGCTGGAGGGTGAACGCCTTGCCAGCGAAGCCTTGCTGCGTGCCGAACGCGCCGCCACCCGCGAAACCATCGCGGATTTCGATATCGGGCAGGCGGCGGTGGCCCGCCAGATCGATACACTGCGCGCGGCGCGGGCCGAGGCCGACATGGCCGCCTTCGCGGTTCGCGATCACGCGGCAGCGATCGCGGTGGCGGAAGAGGCGATTGCGCAGGGCCAGTCCAGCCTCGCTATCCCGACGCTCACCTCCCGCCAGCGCAGCGCTTTGCGGCGGGCCCTCGAGGCTGCGACGTCGGCACGCGCGGAGACCTATGTCCGCAACACCTGGACCATCGCCGAATATCGCGACGACACGGCGCGGCTCGATGAAGCTTTGGCCGCGCTGTCCGATGCGCTGGAAGAGGTGGCAGACCAGCGCGTCGCCTATCGCGAAAAGCTCTGGGCCGAACAGCGGGCGATTTCCGTGGCGCTTGAGGATCATTCCGATCTGCGCGTCGAAATCACCTCGCCCTATATGCACCCCGACGACCGTCGGCTCGCGCTGTGCGACGGGTATCTGTTGCGCGACGGGCTCTACGTCGCATTCGGAATGGCCGATTTCGGGTGGAACGCGGGCGAAATGCGCCAGGCGCGCGATAGCCTCGCCGTGTGTGCGGGACGGCGCGACCGGGAGGTGGCGGAGATATTCCTGCCGGTGCCGGACGAAGGGCCAGCCTCATCCGCACGGACTGCCGCCGATACCCCGAATCCGCTCGACCGGTTCACCGTCACCACCCAGCGCCGCAGCTTTGATGTGTACACCGGGCCACCGCCGGGCGAAGGGTCTCGGCTCGAAGTGCGACTGCGCATCGCGGGCCTGCCGCAGCTCGACTACGAGGAGCGCGGCGATGCGCTGGTGGTGCCGACGCGCCAGATCGACTTGCTCGCCGGGTGGCTGAAAGCGGCGGACAGGCGCGCTGCCGAACGCGACGATTGCACCGGCCGGGATTGCCCCGCACAGGTCCCCGCCTTTGCCGCGATCCATCTCGAAATGCCGCTGGGCGAGGGCGAAAATTTCCCCGCCGTTGCAGAGCGCCACGCCGAATGGCTCGCGATGGTCGCCGATCGAGTTCGCCGCGCCTATGGTGGACGGATCAAGATCGAGGCGCGGCAATGCGCCTGGCCCTGGACCGAGCGCGCAGGCGATGGATGGTCACCGGTGCCGAACGCGGGCGGGGCGGCGATTGCGGTGGTGCCGCATGGTGTCGAACTTATGCTCGACCAATGCCGTGCCGAAACGGTGCCCCCCGGCGAATAG
- a CDS encoding TonB-dependent receptor — protein MKALANSRARRLSASRGSQFALSASVSALALGLAAPAAAQDASDQPEAGEPEAQEIIVTGVRASLERAMDIKRQAFGVVDAISAEDIGEFPDTNLAESLQRIPGVSISRINGEGSQVTVRGFGPQFNLVTVNGRQIATTFVNAVGGDQDVDFSRATGRSFDFNNLASEGVQRLEVYKTGRAAIPSGGIGAAINVVTARPLEMKGVGLRGSIGAKALYDLSNSDFTVNPEFSGVLTWTDPSDTFGISLFGAYQERTSEAVSATSNAWNVAPFSQFPGRGAATVVTGAPSDPDTLVAVPNDSRYHFSEFERERLNLAGTLQYQPVETLTFTADAMYVTNKQSEQRTDQTNWFNRPFDTITFDPNDAVPTSVFISEGAGYATKDLGFEQQYRATKTELQSYGLNAEWEIGSGLTLRLDGNHSLSTSDPDSANGASSTLFSMGAPVVDAHSVDFSGAVPIQRYIVNDSGLGTDGIRGTADDRGNNNGVLDIGDLGSQIQRTNASRQRHRVDQFSADLGWEFDEGSRFDIGARYIDSSMTSARTQTQQTLGDWGINNVGDIQALAGDAIQQFCLACKFDRYDVGDAQIAFRGNAVELFQIFEPFYADRGNPNNVTGNEFDRVGEKIWSAYAQFNWNGQIADRPANLVAGVRWENTKTTAFSLVDQPLRIEWDSDNDFTRVVSGNIAEITRTGEYNELLPSVDFRIEPVDDVVARVSYSKTLARPDFGNLFASQSANGPDRPTLLGGIAAGTQGNPDLDPLVSDNFDISLEWYFAPASFISGAFFYKKVSNFVGTGQVEQNLFGLRDPTTGAPGTRSGAAAAEIANLGAVLSDVSLFTFTALIDANNGDVAAARQQFQANLGANGQLDQAFVDTILAQRDVIANDTDPLFVFDVATPINNREGNIHGFELQGQYFFGDTGFGVSGSLTKVYGDVDVNVLSDPNTDVFALIGLSDSYNITGIYDRDGISARVAYNWRGKFLGGTNRGGARNPVFFDDFGTLDASVNWDLSDSLALSLEAVNILSEPIRSFGRDEKQLFFAQELKPRLFAGVRYRF, from the coding sequence ATGAAGGCCTTGGCCAATAGTCGTGCCCGTCGTCTGTCCGCATCGCGCGGCAGCCAGTTTGCATTGTCGGCAAGCGTTTCCGCGCTCGCGCTCGGCCTCGCCGCTCCGGCGGCAGCGCAGGATGCCTCCGACCAGCCTGAGGCCGGCGAGCCGGAAGCACAGGAAATCATCGTCACCGGCGTGCGCGCCAGTCTCGAACGCGCGATGGACATCAAGCGCCAAGCCTTCGGCGTGGTCGATGCGATTTCGGCCGAGGACATCGGCGAATTCCCCGACACCAACCTTGCCGAATCCCTCCAGCGCATTCCGGGCGTCTCGATCAGCCGCATCAACGGCGAAGGCTCGCAGGTAACCGTCCGCGGCTTCGGCCCGCAGTTCAACCTCGTCACCGTCAACGGCCGCCAGATCGCCACCACCTTCGTCAACGCCGTCGGCGGCGACCAGGATGTCGACTTCAGCCGCGCGACCGGGCGCTCGTTCGACTTCAACAATCTCGCGTCGGAAGGCGTGCAGCGGCTCGAGGTCTACAAGACCGGTCGCGCTGCGATCCCTTCGGGCGGCATCGGTGCGGCGATCAACGTCGTCACGGCCCGCCCGCTGGAGATGAAGGGTGTGGGCCTGCGCGGCAGCATCGGCGCCAAGGCGCTCTATGATCTGAGCAATTCGGACTTCACGGTGAACCCGGAATTCTCCGGCGTTCTCACCTGGACCGACCCGAGCGACACCTTCGGCATTTCGCTGTTCGGCGCCTATCAGGAACGCACCAGCGAAGCGGTGAGCGCCACGTCGAACGCTTGGAACGTCGCGCCCTTCTCGCAATTCCCGGGCCGCGGCGCCGCCACCGTCGTGACCGGCGCGCCGAGCGATCCCGACACGCTGGTCGCGGTGCCCAATGACAGCCGCTATCACTTCTCCGAGTTCGAGCGCGAGCGCCTCAACCTCGCCGGGACGCTGCAATATCAGCCGGTCGAGACGCTGACTTTCACCGCCGATGCGATGTATGTCACCAACAAGCAGAGCGAGCAGCGCACCGACCAGACCAACTGGTTCAACCGCCCGTTCGACACGATCACCTTTGATCCCAACGATGCCGTGCCGACTTCGGTGTTCATCTCCGAAGGCGCAGGTTACGCGACCAAGGATCTTGGCTTCGAGCAACAATACCGCGCCACCAAGACCGAGTTGCAATCCTACGGCCTCAACGCCGAATGGGAGATCGGTTCGGGCCTGACCCTGCGGCTTGACGGGAACCACTCGCTGTCCACCTCGGACCCGGATTCCGCCAATGGCGCAAGCTCGACGCTGTTCAGCATGGGCGCGCCGGTGGTCGATGCACACTCGGTCGACTTCTCGGGTGCGGTGCCGATCCAGCGCTATATCGTCAACGACAGCGGCCTCGGCACCGACGGGATCCGCGGCACGGCGGATGACCGCGGCAACAACAACGGCGTGCTCGACATCGGCGACCTCGGCTCGCAGATTCAGCGCACCAACGCCTCGCGCCAGCGCCACCGGGTCGACCAGTTCAGCGCCGATCTCGGGTGGGAGTTCGACGAAGGCAGCCGCTTCGATATCGGCGCGCGCTATATCGACTCGAGCATGACCAGCGCTCGCACCCAGACCCAGCAGACGCTGGGCGACTGGGGGATCAACAATGTCGGCGACATTCAGGCGCTGGCGGGCGACGCGATCCAGCAGTTCTGTTTGGCCTGCAAGTTCGACCGTTACGACGTGGGCGACGCCCAGATCGCCTTCCGCGGCAACGCGGTGGAGCTGTTCCAGATTTTCGAGCCGTTCTACGCCGATCGCGGCAACCCCAACAACGTCACCGGCAACGAATTCGACCGCGTGGGCGAAAAGATCTGGTCGGCCTATGCCCAGTTCAACTGGAACGGCCAGATCGCCGACCGCCCTGCCAATCTGGTCGCCGGCGTGCGCTGGGAAAACACCAAGACGACCGCCTTCTCGCTGGTCGATCAGCCGCTCAGGATCGAGTGGGATTCGGACAACGACTTCACCCGCGTGGTCAGCGGCAACATCGCCGAAATCACCCGCACGGGCGAATATAACGAGCTGCTCCCCTCGGTCGACTTCCGGATCGAACCGGTCGACGATGTCGTGGCGCGCGTCTCCTATTCGAAGACGTTGGCCCGCCCCGATTTCGGCAACCTGTTCGCCTCGCAATCGGCCAATGGCCCGGATCGCCCGACGCTGCTCGGCGGGATCGCGGCGGGCACGCAGGGCAACCCCGATCTCGATCCGCTGGTCTCGGACAACTTCGACATCAGCCTCGAATGGTACTTCGCCCCGGCGAGCTTCATTTCGGGGGCATTCTTCTACAAGAAGGTGTCGAACTTCGTGGGCACCGGGCAGGTCGAACAGAACCTCTTCGGTCTGCGCGATCCCACCACCGGCGCACCGGGCACCCGCTCGGGCGCGGCGGCGGCGGAAATCGCCAACCTCGGCGCGGTGCTGAGCGATGTGAGCCTGTTCACCTTCACCGCTCTGATCGACGCCAACAACGGCGATGTCGCCGCGGCGCGCCAGCAATTCCAGGCGAACCTCGGTGCCAACGGACAGCTGGATCAGGCCTTCGTCGACACGATCCTCGCGCAGCGGGACGTGATCGCCAACGATACCGACCCGCTGTTCGTGTTCGACGTGGCAACGCCGATCAACAACCGCGAAGGCAACATCCACGGCTTCGAATTGCAGGGTCAGTACTTCTTCGGTGACACCGGCTTCGGGGTCTCGGGCTCGCTCACCAAGGTTTACGGCGATGTCGACGTGAACGTGTTGTCGGATCCGAACACCGATGTTTTTGCGCTGATCGGTCTGTCGGACAGCTACAACATCACCGGCATCTACGATCGCGACGGGATCTCGGCGCGCGTGGCCTATAACTGGCGCGGCAAGTTCCTGGGCGGAACCAACCGCGGCGGGGCGCGCAACCCGGTGTTCTTCGATGACTTCGGCACGCTTGATGCCAGCGTCAACTGGGATCTCAGCGACAGCCTCGCCCTCAGCCTCGAAGCGGTGAACATCCTCAGCGAACCGATCCGCTCCTTCGGGCGCGACGAGAAGCAGCTGTTCTTCGCGCAGGAACTGAAGCCGCGCCTGTTTGCCGGGGTGCGCTACCGGTTCTGA